A genomic region of Salinibacter pepae contains the following coding sequences:
- a CDS encoding GHMP kinase, producing the protein MSVTAHAPGSVTPIFVPRDGRSSLGISFATADGVTATVESARETLVYLDGRPAQVAPVSGVLDRLGVTATVRLETDVPIGCGFGASGAATLATALAANERFDLGHDRDALAEMAHRAEVAAGTGLGDVFIQERGGLVWDVGDGLTHATRSTRIEYQSFGGITTAAVLGDEGTLGQVTAAGRAALLGIDPDGPIADLLEASWEFAQATGLATDRVAEAVASVRAAGGTATMAMIGETVVAAGAEGGLDHDTHITPEGAALA; encoded by the coding sequence ATGTCCGTTACCGCCCACGCCCCGGGGAGCGTCACGCCGATCTTCGTGCCGCGCGACGGCCGGTCGTCGCTCGGCATCAGCTTTGCCACGGCCGACGGCGTGACGGCGACCGTTGAGTCGGCCCGCGAGACGCTCGTCTACCTGGACGGCCGCCCCGCGCAGGTAGCGCCGGTGAGTGGGGTCCTCGACCGGCTCGGCGTCACGGCGACGGTTCGCCTCGAGACCGACGTGCCGATTGGCTGCGGCTTCGGGGCCAGCGGGGCGGCCACGCTCGCCACGGCGCTGGCCGCCAACGAGCGGTTCGACCTGGGTCACGACCGTGACGCCCTGGCGGAGATGGCGCATCGGGCCGAGGTGGCGGCGGGTACGGGCCTCGGAGACGTCTTCATCCAGGAACGGGGCGGGCTCGTGTGGGACGTGGGGGACGGCCTGACGCACGCTACGCGCAGCACGCGGATCGAGTACCAGAGCTTTGGGGGCATCACGACCGCCGCGGTGCTGGGGGACGAGGGCACCCTGGGGCAGGTGACCGCCGCGGGCCGGGCCGCCCTGTTGGGCATCGATCCCGACGGGCCGATCGCAGACCTGCTCGAAGCGTCTTGGGAGTTTGCCCAGGCGACCGGCCTTGCCACCGACCGTGTGGCGGAGGCCGTCGCGTCGGTGCGGGCGGCGGGCGGCACGGCCACGATGGCGATGATCGGAGAAACGGTCGTCGCGGCCGGGGCCGAGGGCGGGCTCGACCACGACACGCACATCACGCCGGAGGGCGCGGCCCTTGCATAG
- a CDS encoding adenosylhomocysteinase has product MDHKEGHYKVRDLGLADEGRKRIEWAESRMPVLMELRDEFADEKPFEGYKISGCLHVTKETAVLVETLQACGAEVAWSGCNPLSTQDDIAAALANGGTEIYAWHGLDTEDFYWCIERTIDTPPHLTLDDGADLIFTVHSDHPEMADHIIGGSEETTTGVHRLRAMDNDGELQYPVYAVNDAETKWDFDNVYGTGQSTIDGILRATSTMIAGKNFVIAGYGHCGRGVATRAKGMGANTIVTEVKPAKALKATLDGHQVMSMDEAAEKGDIFVTATGMKDVIRGRHFLKMKEGAIVANTGHYDVELNLEELAELSTDAREVRTNNREYTMENGKRVYVLGDGRLVNLAAAEGHPSEVMDMSFANQFRAHLDLVQRHESDAMLEDKVYDIPQDMDDEIAEVKLRTMGIQIDALSDEQEHYATDYSAGT; this is encoded by the coding sequence ATGGACCACAAAGAAGGACACTACAAGGTACGCGACTTGGGCCTGGCCGACGAGGGCCGCAAGCGCATTGAATGGGCCGAGAGCCGGATGCCCGTGCTCATGGAGCTCCGTGACGAATTTGCCGACGAGAAGCCCTTCGAGGGCTACAAGATCAGCGGCTGCCTGCACGTCACGAAAGAGACCGCGGTGCTTGTCGAGACCCTGCAGGCCTGCGGCGCCGAGGTGGCCTGGAGCGGCTGCAACCCGCTCTCGACGCAGGACGACATCGCCGCCGCCCTCGCCAACGGCGGCACCGAAATCTACGCGTGGCACGGGCTCGACACCGAGGACTTTTACTGGTGCATCGAGCGGACGATCGACACGCCGCCGCACCTCACGCTCGACGACGGCGCGGACCTTATCTTTACCGTCCACTCCGACCACCCGGAGATGGCCGACCACATCATCGGCGGCTCCGAGGAGACCACAACGGGGGTGCACCGGCTCCGGGCGATGGACAACGACGGGGAGCTGCAGTATCCGGTGTATGCCGTCAACGACGCGGAGACGAAGTGGGACTTCGACAACGTGTACGGCACCGGCCAGTCGACGATCGACGGCATCCTGCGCGCGACCAGCACCATGATCGCGGGCAAGAACTTCGTGATCGCGGGCTACGGCCACTGCGGGCGGGGCGTGGCGACCCGTGCCAAGGGCATGGGCGCCAACACGATCGTGACGGAGGTCAAGCCGGCGAAGGCGCTGAAGGCGACCCTCGACGGCCATCAGGTGATGAGCATGGACGAGGCCGCCGAAAAGGGCGACATCTTCGTCACGGCCACCGGCATGAAGGACGTGATTCGGGGCCGTCACTTCCTGAAGATGAAGGAGGGGGCGATCGTCGCCAACACCGGCCACTACGACGTGGAGCTCAACCTGGAGGAGCTCGCCGAACTCTCCACCGACGCCCGTGAGGTCCGCACGAACAACCGCGAGTACACGATGGAGAACGGCAAGCGCGTGTACGTGCTCGGCGACGGCCGCCTGGTGAACCTGGCCGCGGCGGAGGGCCACCCGAGCGAGGTCATGGACATGAGCTTCGCCAACCAGTTCCGCGCCCACCTCGACCTCGTCCAGCGCCACGAGTCCGACGCGATGTTGGAGGACAAGGTGTACGACATCCCGCAGGACATGGACGACGAGATTGCGGAGGTGAAGCTGCGCACGATGGGCATCCAGATTGATGCCCTCTCCGACGAGCAGGAGCACTACGCCACGGACTACTCCGCCGGGACGTAA
- the ppsA gene encoding phosphoenolpyruvate synthase, which yields MPNATTPSRTTSAIRWFETLDNEDLSLVGGKNASLGEMIGALKDSGIRVPDGFATTADTYRRFLEANDLTEHIRAELEAWDAGEQSLNETGTTIRTRIRQGAFPEDVAEEIREGYRSLSAAYGADAADVAVRSSATAEDLPDASFAGQQESYLDVRGVTAVLTACKRCFASLFTDRALGYREKQGFDHLDVALSVGIQKMVRADKSGVLFTIDTETGFPDTSVINAAYGLGESVVKGIVNPDQYTVYTPFVKDETLSPILEKTQGDQAQKIVSTGEGGTTTMPTTDDEQSGFVLSDEEILALTRWGRIIEEHYDRPMDVEWARDRDSGDLFVVQARPETVQSQQAAGTLRTYRLTEEASPLVMGVGIGKSIVSGTTRVLDSVDEAERFEDGDILVTEMTDPDWGPILERAGGVVTNRGGRTSHAAIVSRELGIPAVIGSETATEALRDDQTVTLSCAHSDAGQVYEGQLDYESEEIDLDALPAPDTRVMLNLASPSAALDWWKLPVEGVGLARMEYVINNIIKVHPLALVAFDEVEDKTAQRRIEKLTQAYADKAEYFVDHLSRGIATIAAAQHPHPVIVRLSDFKTNEYADLIGGRGFEPEEANPMLGWRGASRYYSDAYEKGFALECRALKRVRDEMGFTNVVAMVPFCRTPDEADRVLDVMADHGLKRGTNGLEVYVMAEIPANIALADTFAERFDGFSIGTNDLTQLTLGVGRDAERLTHLFDERNAAVKRRIAELIEEAHAAGRPVGICGQAPSDYPEFAEFLVEAGIDSISVTPDSVPNVLRHVAQAEARAA from the coding sequence ATGCCCAACGCCACGACGCCCTCCAGGACAACCTCCGCGATTCGTTGGTTCGAGACGCTCGACAACGAAGACCTCTCTTTGGTTGGTGGAAAGAATGCCTCCCTCGGCGAAATGATCGGGGCCCTGAAGGACTCCGGCATTCGCGTACCCGACGGGTTTGCAACGACCGCCGACACCTACCGACGCTTTTTGGAGGCGAACGACCTCACGGAGCACATTCGGGCGGAGCTCGAAGCCTGGGACGCAGGGGAGCAGTCCCTAAACGAGACGGGCACGACCATTCGCACACGAATCCGGCAGGGGGCCTTCCCGGAGGACGTGGCGGAGGAAATTCGGGAGGGCTACCGGTCCCTCAGCGCCGCCTACGGCGCCGACGCCGCAGACGTGGCCGTGCGGAGTAGCGCAACGGCCGAGGACCTGCCCGACGCCAGCTTCGCGGGCCAGCAGGAGAGCTACCTGGACGTGCGTGGGGTCACCGCCGTCCTCACGGCCTGCAAGCGATGCTTTGCCTCCCTCTTCACCGACCGTGCCCTGGGCTACCGCGAGAAGCAGGGCTTCGACCACCTCGACGTCGCCCTGTCGGTGGGCATCCAGAAGATGGTGCGGGCGGACAAGTCGGGCGTCCTCTTCACGATCGACACCGAGACGGGCTTCCCCGACACGAGCGTCATCAACGCGGCGTACGGGCTTGGCGAGAGTGTCGTGAAGGGCATCGTGAATCCGGACCAGTACACCGTCTACACCCCCTTCGTGAAGGACGAGACCCTCTCTCCCATCCTGGAGAAGACCCAGGGCGACCAGGCCCAGAAGATCGTCTCCACGGGCGAGGGCGGCACGACCACGATGCCGACCACCGACGACGAGCAGTCCGGCTTCGTGCTGTCCGACGAGGAAATCCTCGCACTGACCCGGTGGGGAAGAATCATCGAGGAGCACTACGACCGCCCGATGGACGTGGAGTGGGCCCGCGACCGGGACAGTGGCGACCTGTTCGTGGTGCAGGCCCGGCCCGAGACGGTGCAGTCCCAGCAGGCCGCAGGCACGCTCCGCACGTACCGGTTGACGGAGGAGGCATCGCCGTTGGTTATGGGCGTCGGCATCGGGAAGTCCATCGTGTCGGGGACGACCCGCGTGCTCGACAGCGTCGACGAGGCCGAGCGGTTCGAGGACGGGGACATCCTCGTCACCGAGATGACGGATCCCGACTGGGGCCCCATCCTGGAGCGGGCCGGCGGTGTGGTCACGAACCGGGGAGGGCGCACGTCTCACGCTGCAATCGTGAGCCGGGAGCTCGGCATTCCGGCCGTCATCGGCTCCGAAACCGCGACGGAGGCGCTCCGCGACGACCAGACGGTAACCCTGTCGTGTGCCCACAGCGACGCCGGGCAGGTCTACGAGGGCCAGCTCGACTACGAGAGCGAGGAGATCGACCTCGACGCGCTTCCGGCCCCCGACACCCGAGTGATGCTGAACCTGGCGAGCCCGTCCGCGGCGCTCGATTGGTGGAAGCTGCCGGTGGAGGGGGTCGGCCTCGCCCGCATGGAATACGTCATCAACAACATCATCAAGGTCCACCCGCTGGCGCTGGTGGCGTTCGACGAGGTGGAGGACAAAACCGCCCAGCGTCGCATCGAGAAGCTGACCCAGGCGTACGCCGACAAGGCGGAGTATTTCGTCGACCACCTTTCGCGGGGCATCGCCACGATTGCCGCCGCCCAGCACCCCCACCCGGTCATCGTCCGCCTCAGCGACTTCAAGACCAACGAGTACGCCGACCTCATCGGCGGGCGCGGGTTTGAGCCCGAGGAGGCAAACCCGATGCTCGGCTGGCGCGGCGCCTCTCGCTACTACAGCGACGCGTACGAGAAGGGCTTTGCGCTGGAGTGCCGGGCCCTGAAGCGCGTTCGCGACGAGATGGGCTTCACGAACGTGGTGGCCATGGTGCCCTTCTGCCGCACGCCCGACGAGGCGGACCGGGTGCTCGACGTGATGGCCGACCACGGCCTGAAGCGCGGCACGAATGGGCTGGAGGTGTACGTAATGGCCGAAATCCCGGCCAACATCGCCCTGGCCGACACGTTTGCGGAGCGGTTCGACGGCTTCTCCATCGGCACGAACGACCTGACCCAGCTCACGCTGGGCGTGGGCCGGGACGCGGAGCGCCTCACCCACCTGTTCGACGAGCGCAACGCGGCGGTGAAACGGCGGATTGCGGAGCTGATCGAGGAGGCCCACGCCGCCGGGCGCCCGGTGGGCATCTGCGGGCAGGCCCCCAGCGACTATCCCGAGTTTGCGGAGTTCCTGGTTGAGGCTGGCATCGACTCCATCTCCGTCACCCCCGACAGTGTCCCCAACGTCCTCCGGCACGTCGCGCAGGCGGAGGCCCGCGCCGCCTAA
- a CDS encoding penicillin acylase family protein, whose amino-acid sequence MRVLTAQRASLAPAIVLALLVAAGLSGCGTGQGPDETEILWDTWGVPHVYGSNTDSLMYAFGWAQMRAHGDRVLRLYGEARGRAAEYWGAEHLASDRRVRTLELPEHARRWAGNQDMPFGGYVEAFVAGMNAYAEAHPDRISESRTAVLPVTPKDVFAHTLRTVHATFVAGRDLRQAQRWRRAGSNAWAVGPSRSASGNAMLLTNPHLSWGDRFTWFEAQLTGPDIDAYGAALLGMPFPAVAFNDHLGWTHTVNPIDASDLYRLPLAGDGYRWNGGERPFNTDTKVLKVKQPDGSLRADTLTVRRSVHGPVVGQRDGAALALRIAGLTQSKLFEQYWRMLRATNLSQFEAALRRQQMPMFNTVYADEDGHILYHFGGRVPKRDRGGWSYWQGVVPGDTSATLWNAVHDYEELPRVVDPPSGWVQNANEPPFTSTLPSRVDSAEVPGYMTPRAPARPAYMFRPQRSIEMLAGDSSITFAELQAYKNDTRMLAADRLLDDLLPAARASDRERARRAADVLAEWDRTADAASQGSVLFARWLRATVGGAEAPFATPYRPSAPRTTPDGLADPAAAVQALAAAARTVEDRHDSLDVPWGAVHRLVGPEGSHPASGGDGLFGLFRVLRFDEMEGGRRRATFGDSYVALTEFTEDGPPRAKAVLPYGNASQPGSPHRGDQLQLYAEKKMRPIWLRRDSVRAHLERRVTF is encoded by the coding sequence ATGCGAGTTTTGACGGCTCAACGCGCGTCCTTGGCCCCCGCAATTGTCCTCGCCCTGCTCGTCGCGGCGGGGCTCTCGGGGTGTGGTACGGGGCAGGGGCCAGACGAGACGGAAATCCTGTGGGACACCTGGGGGGTGCCGCACGTGTACGGTTCGAACACCGACTCGCTGATGTACGCCTTCGGCTGGGCGCAGATGCGGGCCCACGGAGATCGCGTGCTTCGCCTGTACGGGGAGGCCCGAGGGCGGGCCGCTGAGTACTGGGGCGCAGAGCATCTCGCGTCGGACCGGCGGGTGCGCACCCTGGAGCTTCCGGAGCACGCGCGGCGGTGGGCCGGAAACCAAGACATGCCGTTCGGGGGCTACGTGGAGGCGTTCGTGGCCGGCATGAACGCGTACGCCGAGGCGCACCCGGACCGCATTTCCGAGTCCCGAACGGCCGTCCTGCCCGTGACGCCGAAAGATGTGTTTGCCCACACCCTGCGGACGGTCCACGCGACCTTCGTGGCCGGGCGGGACCTGCGGCAGGCCCAGCGCTGGCGGCGCGCCGGCTCCAACGCGTGGGCCGTGGGGCCGTCCCGGAGCGCAAGCGGCAATGCGATGCTCCTCACGAACCCACACTTGTCCTGGGGCGACCGGTTCACGTGGTTTGAGGCGCAGCTCACGGGGCCGGACATTGACGCGTACGGGGCGGCCCTCCTCGGCATGCCGTTTCCGGCCGTCGCGTTCAACGATCACCTCGGGTGGACGCACACCGTGAACCCCATTGACGCCTCGGACCTCTACCGCCTCCCGCTTGCCGGGGACGGGTACCGGTGGAACGGAGGGGAGCGCCCCTTCAACACGGACACCAAGGTGCTGAAGGTAAAGCAGCCCGACGGCTCCCTTCGGGCCGATACGCTAACGGTGCGCCGGTCGGTACACGGGCCGGTGGTGGGGCAGCGGGACGGCGCGGCGCTGGCCCTGCGCATTGCGGGCCTCACCCAGTCGAAGCTGTTCGAGCAGTACTGGCGCATGCTCCGGGCCACCAATCTGTCGCAGTTTGAGGCCGCCCTCCGTCGGCAGCAGATGCCGATGTTCAACACCGTCTACGCCGACGAAGACGGGCACATCCTGTACCACTTCGGTGGGCGGGTGCCCAAGCGCGACCGTGGGGGGTGGTCGTACTGGCAGGGTGTGGTGCCGGGCGACACGTCGGCCACGCTGTGGAACGCCGTCCACGACTACGAGGAGCTCCCCCGGGTGGTGGATCCCCCGAGCGGATGGGTGCAGAACGCCAACGAGCCGCCGTTTACGTCCACGCTGCCGTCGCGCGTAGACTCCGCCGAGGTGCCCGGCTACATGACGCCGCGCGCCCCCGCACGGCCGGCGTACATGTTCCGCCCCCAGCGCTCGATCGAGATGCTTGCGGGGGATTCCTCGATCACCTTTGCCGAGCTGCAGGCCTACAAGAACGACACCCGGATGCTTGCCGCCGACCGGCTCCTCGACGACCTGCTTCCGGCGGCGCGGGCCTCAGACCGCGAACGGGCCCGGCGTGCCGCGGACGTGCTCGCCGAGTGGGACCGGACCGCCGACGCGGCGAGTCAGGGGAGCGTGCTCTTTGCCCGCTGGCTGCGCGCGACGGTCGGCGGGGCGGAGGCCCCGTTTGCCACCCCGTACCGGCCCAGCGCCCCCCGCACGACGCCGGACGGGCTGGCCGATCCGGCGGCGGCCGTCCAGGCCCTCGCGGCGGCCGCCCGGACCGTCGAGGACCGTCACGATTCGCTCGATGTGCCGTGGGGGGCTGTGCACCGGCTGGTGGGCCCGGAGGGGTCGCATCCGGCGTCGGGGGGAGATGGGCTTTTTGGCCTCTTCCGGGTTCTCCGATTTGACGAGATGGAGGGGGGGCGGCGGCGTGCCACGTTTGGGGACTCCTACGTCGCCCTCACCGAGTTCACCGAGGACGGCCCACCACGGGCGAAGGCGGTGCTGCCCTACGGCAATGCGTCCCAGCCCGGCTCGCCGCACCGGGGCGATCAGCTCCAGCTGTACGCCGAGAAGAAGATGCGGCCGATCTGGCTGCGCCGGGATAGCGTACGCGCCCATCTTGAGCGCAGGGTGACGTTCTGA
- a CDS encoding alanyl-tRNA editing protein — MTELRYLPDSDDVTTFTAAVTDATDDYIVLDGTYFYPEGGGQPADHGTLRWDEGAADVTDVQKEHGAVRHYIDDRTGTLPAEGDEVTGQVDEARRGTLRRMHTAQHVLSKVVLDVFGAQTAGNQIHTDRSRIDFEPADFSEEDVAVIEERTNTAIEQDLPVEKQEMARARAEEQTPEGRGLLDLIPDHVDPLRMVRIGDLDLCPCGGTHVDRTRDIGRIRITNRTSKGAEVDRIEFELED; from the coding sequence ATGACTGAGCTGCGATACCTGCCCGACAGCGACGATGTCACCACCTTCACCGCCGCCGTCACGGACGCGACCGACGACTACATCGTCCTCGACGGCACTTATTTCTATCCGGAGGGCGGCGGCCAACCCGCCGACCACGGCACGCTGCGCTGGGACGAAGGCGCGGCCGACGTGACCGACGTGCAGAAGGAGCACGGGGCGGTGCGCCACTACATCGACGACCGGACGGGGACGCTGCCGGCGGAGGGCGATGAGGTGACGGGACAGGTGGACGAGGCGCGCCGCGGGACGCTGCGCCGCATGCACACGGCGCAGCACGTCCTGTCGAAGGTCGTGCTGGATGTGTTTGGGGCCCAGACGGCCGGCAATCAGATCCACACGGACCGCTCGCGCATCGACTTCGAGCCCGCCGACTTCTCCGAGGAGGACGTGGCGGTGATCGAGGAGCGGACCAACACGGCCATCGAGCAGGACCTGCCAGTCGAGAAACAGGAGATGGCCCGTGCCCGGGCGGAGGAGCAAACCCCGGAGGGCCGCGGGCTGCTCGACCTCATCCCCGACCACGTGGACCCGCTGCGGATGGTACGGATTGGTGACCTCGACCTCTGCCCGTGCGGCGGCACCCACGTGGACCGCACCCGCGACATTGGGCGGATCCGCATCACCAACCGCACGTCGAAGGGCGCGGAGGTGGATCGGATCGAATTTGAGCTGGAGGACTGA
- a CDS encoding DoxX family protein, giving the protein MSLEDRLIKRLGLEPLDRHIAGWMQRNGLFVLRVGLAAVFIWYGILKPFGMSPAAELVRRTVYFVPPDLFIPILGWWEVAIGVGLLYRPLNRTAIFLLFLQMPGTLLPLVLLPEVCFTHIPWGLTLEGQYIVKNAVLIGAALVVGGTVRERAGERERA; this is encoded by the coding sequence ATGTCCCTGGAAGATCGTCTCATCAAACGGCTCGGCCTCGAACCGCTGGACCGCCATATTGCGGGGTGGATGCAGCGCAATGGGCTGTTTGTGCTCCGGGTGGGACTGGCCGCGGTCTTTATCTGGTACGGGATCCTGAAGCCCTTCGGCATGAGTCCCGCCGCGGAGCTGGTGCGTCGGACGGTGTACTTCGTCCCGCCGGACCTCTTTATCCCCATCCTGGGCTGGTGGGAGGTGGCCATCGGGGTCGGCCTCCTGTACCGCCCCCTCAACCGGACCGCCATTTTCCTGCTGTTCCTGCAGATGCCGGGCACGCTCCTTCCGCTCGTGCTGCTGCCCGAGGTCTGCTTTACACACATCCCCTGGGGACTGACCCTGGAGGGCCAGTACATCGTGAAGAACGCCGTCTTGATCGGCGCGGCGCTCGTGGTGGGGGGCACCGTCCGGGAGCGTGCGGGGGAGCGGGAACGGGCGTGA
- the fdxA gene encoding ferredoxin FdxA: MPYVVTEPCINCKYTDCVEVCPVDCFYEGPNFLAIQPDECIDCNACVPVCPVEAIYPDDQLPEEYEHYIQWNEYLSNQWRELGYNVTEKTGPLDDAEEWEDEEKSEEDILTWDV, encoded by the coding sequence ATGCCTTACGTCGTCACCGAGCCCTGCATCAACTGCAAGTACACCGACTGCGTGGAAGTCTGCCCGGTCGACTGCTTTTACGAGGGCCCCAATTTCCTCGCCATTCAGCCGGACGAGTGCATCGACTGCAACGCGTGCGTGCCGGTGTGTCCCGTGGAGGCCATCTATCCGGACGACCAGCTGCCGGAGGAGTACGAACACTACATCCAGTGGAACGAGTACCTGTCCAACCAGTGGCGCGAGCTGGGCTACAACGTGACCGAGAAGACCGGCCCCCTGGACGACGCCGAGGAGTGGGAGGACGAGGAGAAGTCCGAGGAAGACATCCTGACGTGGGACGTGTAG
- the ruvB gene encoding Holliday junction branch migration DNA helicase RuvB, whose translation MLPDDLSPDTTQPQETTVYGLEGPESTSHVYSSGHTPTRRVETRSGFVLEGTLHHPVLVASSDGPEWKKLDDLTTEDHVAIGSGMEMWGSKRQETTWIPDASCDRRRRTERFVKHIHTELSEALGRSPAVVELRSAYCDLRGITDSCAAENTAHRLDLPFTDGRTISTTDHPESFVTAPGQSREQPLVLDTDLAYLMGVITGDGHFEGGDASSGIVITCDETALQRTLQDIIQTHFQQTPRVETYENRSARVRLSQNKGKALRSLGLEGAGAHEKEVPSGVLRSPREVVIGFLQGLFDADGHARSDGVEWGTRSEALSRQIQLLLANLGIVAYRSEKMRAGTPFWQLFIGSRDALQFYDTVGFRLKRKQDRVDELSERSRGWSRSELVPHANDLMHALLEKTTPHSRSVHRAFEHVKQKDRTPTRQKIQRRLSLLPDTVQDEPEYETLQALTRPDVFWDPVAEVEESEAETYDFVVPGTHSFVANGFYNHNTTLAHIIANEMGARIRTSSGPVLEKPADIAGVLTNLEEGDLLFIDEIHRLSSVVEEYLYSAMEDYRIDIVIDQGPNARTVQIDLPPFTMVGATTRKGLLTAPLRARFGIDFRYDYYTADLLQEITQRSARILDVETTPDGAYEIARRSRGTPRVANRLLRRTRDFAEVEGDGEITKAIADRALNALDVDEEGLDDMDTRILLTLIDNFDGGPTGLKNLAVSVGEESGTLEEVYEPYLIQEGFMERTPQGRVALQRAYDHFDRSSPAADQDLFDQE comes from the coding sequence GTGCTCCCGGACGATCTTTCGCCCGACACGACTCAGCCTCAGGAGACGACCGTTTACGGCCTGGAGGGTCCCGAATCGACTTCTCATGTGTATTCGAGCGGCCACACTCCCACGCGACGGGTGGAAACACGCTCCGGATTCGTTCTTGAAGGAACGCTCCATCACCCCGTTCTCGTCGCATCCTCGGACGGCCCCGAGTGGAAGAAACTTGATGACCTCACCACTGAGGATCACGTCGCCATCGGGTCCGGGATGGAGATGTGGGGATCTAAGCGGCAAGAAACGACCTGGATTCCCGATGCCTCGTGTGACCGTCGCCGCCGGACGGAGCGATTCGTCAAGCACATTCACACTGAACTTTCTGAGGCTTTGGGGCGCTCTCCAGCTGTCGTTGAACTGCGGTCTGCGTACTGCGACCTGCGAGGCATCACGGACTCGTGTGCGGCGGAAAACACGGCTCACCGATTGGATCTCCCATTTACCGATGGGCGGACCATCAGCACGACGGATCACCCCGAGTCATTCGTCACCGCCCCCGGGCAGTCACGGGAGCAGCCACTCGTTTTAGACACCGACCTCGCCTACCTGATGGGCGTAATCACCGGGGACGGGCATTTCGAGGGCGGCGACGCGTCTTCGGGCATTGTCATCACCTGCGACGAAACGGCGCTCCAGAGGACGTTGCAGGACATTATTCAAACCCATTTTCAGCAAACACCCCGCGTAGAAACGTACGAGAACCGCTCGGCTCGCGTCCGGCTCAGCCAGAATAAAGGAAAAGCGCTGCGGTCCCTCGGCCTCGAAGGAGCAGGAGCCCACGAAAAGGAAGTTCCCTCTGGGGTCCTCCGAAGCCCCCGCGAGGTTGTGATCGGATTTCTACAGGGCCTCTTCGACGCCGATGGACACGCTCGGTCGGACGGCGTCGAGTGGGGGACACGTTCGGAGGCGCTTAGTCGACAGATCCAGCTTCTCCTGGCCAACCTTGGCATTGTCGCGTACCGATCCGAGAAGATGCGGGCCGGCACCCCCTTCTGGCAGTTGTTCATTGGAAGTCGGGATGCGCTCCAATTCTACGATACTGTCGGGTTCCGCCTGAAGCGCAAGCAGGACCGGGTCGACGAACTATCGGAGAGGAGCCGCGGGTGGTCGCGGAGCGAGCTCGTGCCACACGCAAACGATCTCATGCACGCCCTCTTGGAGAAGACCACGCCCCACTCGCGATCTGTTCATCGGGCCTTCGAGCATGTCAAACAAAAGGACCGAACCCCGACGCGGCAGAAGATCCAGCGGCGCCTCTCACTGCTGCCAGACACCGTTCAAGATGAACCGGAGTATGAGACCCTTCAGGCCCTGACGCGCCCTGATGTATTTTGGGATCCTGTAGCTGAGGTGGAGGAATCGGAAGCCGAGACGTACGATTTCGTCGTTCCCGGCACGCACTCGTTCGTCGCCAACGGCTTCTACAACCACAATACAACCCTCGCGCACATCATCGCCAATGAGATGGGCGCCCGCATCCGCACCTCCAGCGGCCCGGTCCTCGAAAAGCCGGCCGACATCGCGGGTGTGCTCACGAACCTGGAGGAGGGGGACCTCCTGTTCATCGACGAGATCCACCGGTTGAGCTCCGTCGTGGAGGAGTACCTGTACTCGGCGATGGAGGACTACCGCATCGACATCGTCATCGACCAGGGCCCGAACGCCCGCACGGTACAGATCGACCTGCCCCCGTTTACGATGGTGGGCGCGACGACGCGCAAGGGCCTCCTGACCGCCCCCCTCCGGGCCCGCTTCGGGATCGACTTCCGCTACGACTACTACACCGCAGACCTCCTCCAGGAGATCACGCAACGGTCCGCCCGCATTCTCGACGTGGAGACCACCCCCGACGGGGCCTACGAGATTGCGCGTCGCAGCCGCGGGACCCCTCGCGTCGCCAACCGCCTGCTGCGCCGCACCCGCGACTTTGCGGAGGTGGAGGGCGACGGCGAGATTACGAAGGCCATCGCCGACCGTGCCCTCAATGCCCTCGATGTGGACGAGGAGGGCCTCGACGACATGGACACACGCATCCTCCTCACCCTCATCGACAACTTCGACGGCGGGCCCACCGGCCTCAAGAACCTGGCCGTGTCCGTCGGCGAAGAGTCCGGCACGCTCGAAGAGGTCTACGAGCCCTATCTCATCCAGGAGGGCTTCATGGAGCGCACGCCGCAGGGGCGCGTCGCCCTCCAGCGGGCGTACGACCACTTCGACCGCTCCTCCCCAGCCGCCGATCAGGACCTCTTCGATCAGGAATAG